Genomic segment of Parageobacillus genomosp. 1:
CCACTTCAAACGCCGCCTCCCGCATTTTTCGCAGCGGGGCGGTAACACGGGTTGATAAGAAAAAGGCAAAAAAGGTCGTTAATACAATCGCGATAAATGCCGCAAGAACAATCAACTTTTTCGTTTGCCTTGTTGTATCTTCAATTGCCCGCAATGATTGATAAATAAATACCGCGCCCCGTTTTCCATCGGCCATCTCAAGCGGCACGCCGACAATAATGACATCACTATACTGGTTCTTGCCTGTTCGCATATTTGGTAAATAAGTCTTTTTCTTGACGGTTTTTCCTTCCGCCAATACTTTGTGTAAATCTCGATCCTGCTCAATTAACGATAACGGTAAATCGCGCAACCCTTCATTTGCTGGCGAATACCAATAGTGGGACGAATCGACGATAATCACGGCTTTCGACATATTGCCGACAAGCGTCCAAGCGATGGAGCGCGCCAGCTTTTCGTTCTTATAATCATGCATGATTTCCGATACTTTCGTCGCCAGCTGGGTCAGCTCTTTTTCCGCTTCTTGTACATAGTAGTCTTCGAAAAATTTTAAAAGGAGAATCGTCAGGATAAGTAACACACAGGAAACGAGCAGTAGGATGGTAAACCAAAGCTTTCCAACAACGCTGCGAAACAGCCACATCAGTCGTTCACTACCTCAAATTTATAACCGACTCCCCATACGGTGACAATCATCTTCGCCGCGGTCGGAGACACTTTATTTAACTTTTCCCGCAATCGTTTAATATGGGTATCAACGGTACGCAAATCCCCGAAAAATTCATAATGCCATACTTCTTTTAACAGCTGCTCGCGGTCAAATACTTTATCCGGCGATTTTGCTAAAAACAAAAGCAGCTCATATTCTTTCGGTGTTAAGTTCACTTCTTTGCCATCGGCGGTGACGCGGTGGGCGTCATTATCGATCATTAAATGCGGGAACACAAGCACATCTTTTGCCGTCGTATCTGTGAGAACATACGCGGTATTAGCCGCACGCCGCAGCAGCGCCTTCACGCGCAATACGACCTCGCGCGGACTAAACGGCTTTACAATATAATCGTCCGTTCCCGCTTCGAATCCTTGAACGCGATTCGATTCTTCCCCTTTTGCCGTCAGCATAATAATCGGAGTTGCTTTCTTTTCACGGATTTCTTTGCAAACCTCGATGCCGTCCCTCCCCGGCAGCATCAAGTCAAGCAAAATGACGTCGTAGTCATTTTCAAGCGCTTTCATTAGCGCATCGTCCCCGTTCTCCGCCTCATCGATGACATAATTTTCCCGTTCTAAATACATTTTCAACAAGCGGCGAATTCGTTCTTCATCGTCTACTACCAAAATCTTTACTTGTTTATCCATAGAACATCCTCCCTAGTTCACTATTGTACAAAAAATCCCCCAAATATATTTTACTGTAAAAAAGGATGCCCATGCCAATATTGGGGCATCCTTTTATGAAGCAATTCGCCTTTCCCATTATGATCCAGCATAAGAATGCAGCCCCGCGATCACCAAATTTACCGCTACGAGATTAAACATAATGATCGCAAAACCGATCACGGCGAGCCATGCCGATTTTTCGCCGTGCCACCCTTTTGATAAACGAAGATGCAAAAACGCGGCATAAAACAGCCATGTAATAAGCGCCCATACTTCTTTCGGGTCCCAGCCCCAAAAGCGCGTCCACGCGATTTGCGCCCAAATCATCGCGAAAATAAGCGCTCCGAGCGTGAACACTGGAAAGCCAATCGCCACCGAGCGATAACTGATTTCATCCGCTAAATCTAAATTGACGTTTTTCACGAGCGGCTGCAGTGCCGCGGCAATGCGCTTCCGCAACACAAGACGGAAGAGTGCATATAACACGGTTCCCCCAATTAACGACCAAATGACCGTATTTAATTTTTTCGCATTGATAATGGCCGGCATGTAAACAAGCGGCTCGAAACGGTCGGCACTTTCTTTTGTCAATTTTCCTTGGTGTGGTCCGACTAATGCGGGCATATTGTAAACGACTTCCGCCTGTTGCTTGTTTTTATCAACCCACGTAAATTTTGTTTCATAATCCGCTAGACTAAATGACGTGGATACAAGCACAAAGCCAAGCGTCGTGATTAAACAGAACATCACCACTTCGAGCCAGAACGTGCGCTTGCTTGGCTTTGACTGGTCAACGACACGGATTAAATAAATGAGGCCGGCAACAAAGCTAACGGCCAAAATTGCTTCTCCCGCCGCCGCCGTTGTGACATGGATATGCAGCCAGTCGCTTTGCAATGCAGGAATCAGCGGTGTAATCTCGCGTGGAAACATGCTGGCGTAAGCGATCACCAATAAGGCGACTGGCAATGCGAATAAGCCGAGAATGCTTATTTTATAAATAAAATAAATAATGATAAAGGCGGCGACAAGCATCATTCCGAAAAAGGTGGTAAACTCAAACAAATTGCTGACCGGGGCATGTCCCGCCACAATCCACCGTGTAATAAAGTAGCCTAATTGAGAAAGAAAACCGATAATCGTCGTAATAATTCCAAGTTGTGACCAGCGATTTTCTCCCGTTCGTTCTTTTCTTTTATCGCGAATCGCGCCGCCGAAAAAAAACGTTCCGATTAAGTAAAGAATAAAAGCAATATATAGTAGCGTGCTACTGAGCTGCGCCATGCATTTGCCCTCCTTGTCCCGCTTTTCTCTCCTCGTCCGCTTGGTCGGCCGGCATCACTAATCCGGTTCCGTCAAGGATGCGGCGAATTTCATTTTTTAAACCAAACCAGTTTTTATTCGTATGCGCGGCGAGCCATACTTCGTCATTGACGCGCTGCACCCATATGCGGCGGTGGTTCCAGTACATGCCTTGGATGAGGCCAATCATGAAAACCACGCCGCCCAATCCTAAAATCCAAAGCGTAAAATCACGGCGCACTGTAAGACCGGATACGTTCCGTGTTTCCAATCCAGAAAATGCCATTTTGTATTTATTGTTGCCAAACGGTTCAATTGTTTGCTGAATCGCTACAAAACTGACTTCCCCTTTTGGTTTGTCCGGCGTAAACATTTTAAACACAAACGCCGGGTTGTTCGGGATTTTTGATTTTGTCGCCGGATTTCCGTCTTCATCGAAATAAAAATCTGGAAAATAGCTTAATAGTTCGACGCGATAACCGTGCCCAAGGTTATAGGAAGCTTCCGGATTGTGCAAATCAATAACGACGGTGCCAAACGTTTTCCCCGACGTTTTATCCGTTAATTGAAACGCCATTTTATACGGCTCGTTTTGTTTAAAATCGACTTGATATAACGCGTAATGGTCATATTTTAACGGCTCATTAACGCGAATCTTATACTCTTTGATTTTTTGCAGCTTCGGCTCTTCGCCGGCAATTGCCGGACCGACGCGTTTGTAGAGCACGACGTTCGTTTGGTAGTTTTTCGCCACCATGCCGTTGCCGACCCGGTCGATGGCCTCGTTGAACGCTTCATTGTCTTTTCCTTTTTGATATGTTTCAAAAATAAATTTTTCGCTCTTTAAAAAATATTTCCCATGGGTTCCCGGGATTTCTTTCGTTTCCCCCTCGCGGATCCACATCACTTCATCGACATACATTCCAGGAACAAAGCGAAGCATCGCGCCGATTAAAAAAATAATTAAGCCGATATGGTTGACATATGGACCCCAGCGGGAAAAACGGCCTTTTTCCGCTAAAATATTGCCGTTTTCTTCACGGATATGATAACGGCGCTCCGCCAATTTCTCTTTTACTTGCTTCAGCACACCGTCCATATCGGCAACTTGCGAAACGCTAAACAACCGCTGCCGCCGCAAAAAGTTCGGATGCCGAGTAACCCCCTGCTGTTTTAAAGCGCGGTAAAGCGGAATAACGCGGTCTAAACTGCAGATGACGAGCGATACGCCGATCGACGCAATTAAAAGCATATACCACCATGAACCATACAAATCATTAAATCC
This window contains:
- a CDS encoding response regulator yields the protein MDKQVKILVVDDEERIRRLLKMYLERENYVIDEAENGDDALMKALENDYDVILLDLMLPGRDGIEVCKEIREKKATPIIMLTAKGEESNRVQGFEAGTDDYIVKPFSPREVVLRVKALLRRAANTAYVLTDTTAKDVLVFPHLMIDNDAHRVTADGKEVNLTPKEYELLLFLAKSPDKVFDREQLLKEVWHYEFFGDLRTVDTHIKRLREKLNKVSPTAAKMIVTVWGVGYKFEVVND
- the ccsB gene encoding c-type cytochrome biogenesis protein CcsB; protein product: MAQLSSTLLYIAFILYLIGTFFFGGAIRDKRKERTGENRWSQLGIITTIIGFLSQLGYFITRWIVAGHAPVSNLFEFTTFFGMMLVAAFIIIYFIYKISILGLFALPVALLVIAYASMFPREITPLIPALQSDWLHIHVTTAAAGEAILAVSFVAGLIYLIRVVDQSKPSKRTFWLEVVMFCLITTLGFVLVSTSFSLADYETKFTWVDKNKQQAEVVYNMPALVGPHQGKLTKESADRFEPLVYMPAIINAKKLNTVIWSLIGGTVLYALFRLVLRKRIAAALQPLVKNVNLDLADEISYRSVAIGFPVFTLGALIFAMIWAQIAWTRFWGWDPKEVWALITWLFYAAFLHLRLSKGWHGEKSAWLAVIGFAIIMFNLVAVNLVIAGLHSYAGS
- a CDS encoding cytochrome c biogenesis protein ResB — translated: MEHVKCECGHVNPHGTAFCESCGKPLEEHAEKQLLDMRYEGSARRSQTYNKTIIDKIWAFFSSVKVGVALIVITLIASAIGTIFPQEMYLPPNVSPAEYYKDQYGWLGKLYYQLGFNDLYGSWWYMLLIASIGVSLVICSLDRVIPLYRALKQQGVTRHPNFLRRQRLFSVSQVADMDGVLKQVKEKLAERRYHIREENGNILAEKGRFSRWGPYVNHIGLIIFLIGAMLRFVPGMYVDEVMWIREGETKEIPGTHGKYFLKSEKFIFETYQKGKDNEAFNEAIDRVGNGMVAKNYQTNVVLYKRVGPAIAGEEPKLQKIKEYKIRVNEPLKYDHYALYQVDFKQNEPYKMAFQLTDKTSGKTFGTVVIDLHNPEASYNLGHGYRVELLSYFPDFYFDEDGNPATKSKIPNNPAFVFKMFTPDKPKGEVSFVAIQQTIEPFGNNKYKMAFSGLETRNVSGLTVRRDFTLWILGLGGVVFMIGLIQGMYWNHRRIWVQRVNDEVWLAAHTNKNWFGLKNEIRRILDGTGLVMPADQADEERKAGQGGQMHGAAQ